The following DNA comes from Thunnus thynnus chromosome 3, fThuThy2.1, whole genome shotgun sequence.
ACCATTGGTACATTTTTAATTGTAGCTTGTAAATTCCTGCAGGTTGTTAAATCTACCAAATACAAAGAATATGACCTTAGTTTCCTCAATGGTAGCTATATAAAGTGCTCTGGCTATAGTTAAACCATGTTATTGCTGTTTGTTACTTAGCCTAAAGTTCCACACAGCCTTGTTAGCTAAACTATCAGCAGTAACCATTTcaatttagatttattttgttgacattttgaccaCATTTCTTCTTGtgttattctgtttttcatttggctTTCGAACTTTTGTTCTAAAAAattgtgttgttgtctcctTCCATTATTTCTGTTTACTCTACAGCTCTGCCTCTCCAAAAAGTTTCCACCTAATGACCTTTCAGAATAAAACTGTTCATAGCAATATGAAGTAAACAATCAGCAGGCTACCTGTGATATACACTTGATGTATCGTGATGCTGCCACTCTTATTTCCTGATGCTCAAACAGGTCTTTGCATGGAATCTTTGCCAGAAGTTTTATCTTCTCCGTCTCTGACATCCCCTTTACCAGACTGTAATTCCCAAACTTTTCAATATCCAAGTTGACACTGAAAGCACACAAAAAGCTCTTTCCATCCATGAGAGTGACAGACACCCACACTGCAGGTGCTATCAAGGATCTCTGCGTGATTGAACAAAACATGTAGCGAAGGACTGAGGGATCCTTCCTCCGTCTCCCTGTGGGTCTCTTCCACTCCTCGGCAAGCACTGACACATTATTGTTCAATACAAAACCTAACATAAAGAACCATAGAGGGGGAATAATAAGCAATCCGATCCCATAGGTGTAGTTGTATTCTGGCATACAGGGGCAGCTGAACTCAAAGGCAGAGTACATCTGTGCGCTAGCTAGTGCCATTATACCACAGATCCCATTCATAAAAGATTCCTGGTTGGACTGGAGAAACTGGAACATCATACGAAACTTATCCATCTTGGGGGATGTTTTGGGTCAAAGTAATTAAATCTGTGAAAAGAAGTAAAGCAGGAAGTCAAGTTCCAGTACTTtttaaataagtgaaaaaaaaattaaaccttTTTCCTATTGTGTTAATTGAAGGTTTAGAAGGAATGTGGTGCCACTTTCTGACAGGTCACCCTTTTAAAAGAATTTACAAGTTGTaattaatggctttattaataatttcatgAATGTTTACCACTGTTTTAAAGATCAGTAATAGACCAGTAATAAAATTAACTTTTGGACTACCAGGTTATGAAATATCTCTGGCTGCTGATTCATTAATAAAGTCAAGACAATAATAGTCATTAATAAAAGGTAATAAATGCCAAGTCTATAGTTATGAATGTTattcagtcattaataaagtaATAAGCCTGCAGCAAAGATTATTTCAAACGTTACAAACACTTAATAAAGGGTGCTTACAAAGTCTGCAGTGGTAAATGTTACTGAGTTGctaataaatgcattttggcCCATATGCTCTGCACCTCTTTTCCTGAAGATTGGAGGCTCAACAGCCAGAGAGATTTTTCACAACACATCAATCCAAAATTTGCTCTTAATGGTTTATAACTGTTCTATAA
Coding sequences within:
- the LOC137178469 gene encoding calcium homeostasis modulator 1; this translates as MDKFRMMFQFLQSNQESFMNGICGIMALASAQMYSAFEFSCPCMPEYNYTYGIGLLIIPPLWFFMLGFVLNNNVSVLAEEWKRPTGRRRKDPSVLRYMFCSITQRSLIAPAVWVSVTLMDGKSFLCAFSVNLDIEKFGNYSLVKGMSETEKIKLLAKIPCKDLFEHQEIRVAASRYIKCISQACGWMFLLMMTVTAFLIRAIRPCFTQAAFLKTKYWSHYIDIERKMFDETCKEHAKSFAKVCIHQYFENISGENFLHHHSSKDDSFDEDEDKKRSDEDRLLGIRAQDDMNKVLWNWHTCKPALALRKDQINGENNGRLNGEANGAVNGFVKGHTHDIEKKEWAVYYSKV